The region AGCATAGGTCGGACTGCTTGAACTTATAAGCAATGAGATTAATGAAATCAGATATCCACTATAGCATGGTGCCCATGCAACCGATGTCAAAATACCCATAATATATGATGAAAACAGACCATCACCATTTATTTGAGGAATTGCTTTAAATCCCATCGAATAATCAAAAAACATCAAAATACCAATAATCAACAAAATAATTGAAGATATAATCCTTATCGGAACAATATACGAATATAGAATTGATGTGAAAAAACCTGTCAAAAATATTATAATAACAAAAATTGTCAACAAACCGCCGACAAACGATATCAGGTCAAGCTTAGAGCGGGATTTCAGACTAACGCTTACAAAAATAGGCAATATCGGCAATATACATGGGGACAATATTGATATTACTCCCGAAGTAAAGGAAATTAGGGGAAGAACTTCCATCTAAATCTCCTTAATCAAATTTAAAAATTCACCAGCGGAAACGTAACCTTCAATCCTTTGAACTTCATTTCCTTTGGAATCTAAGAATACACAAGTCGGAGTTCCCATAACTTTATATTTTGAAGCTATTTGTGGCTGTTTTGTAATATCAATGTCTACAACAATGAAATCCTTTTCCAATTGCTTTTGAACATTCGCATTGGATAAAACATCCTTTTTCAACAAATCACAATAATAACAGCTATCCTGGTCAAAGATCAATAAGACAGTTTTATTTTGAACTCCTGCATCATTTAATGCTTGAGTGAAATTTGTTGTGCTGTTTAAACCATCTACAATTGGTGAATCAGCACTGAAAACTGCAGATACTGATACAAATGCCATTAAAATCAAGATAGCTAAACCGATAGTTTTATAATTCATGCAGATAATTATGAAAAAACTCATAAATTAATGTTTTTATGAATAATTGTTTACATTAGAATCATATTTATATAATTTTATCTTAAATACTATCATGAAAGATTTATTTGATTACTGTGAATTTGGAGATTTGAAGCTTAACAGCAGAATTGTCAGAACAGGTTTGTGGGAGTCTGAAAGAGAAAAATCAGGTAATTTGACTCCTGAAATATATAACCGATACGAAAATATTGCAGCCAGCGGTGTTGGATTGATAATTACCGAATTATACTCCCTATATCCGAGAGACGTTTTTTCAAAATATTCTAATACCGTTAACTATACTCAATTTGTACGTGAAGCGCGTGACCTGACAGATTTGGTGCACGTTTATGACGTTCCTATTTTTGCCCAATTGGGTTTTGTACAATTCAACAAGAAAACCGAGCAGAATATGAAAATTGATGACATATCAATAGAAGACATTAGAAAGATTCAAACAGACATGATTATCGCCGCCCAAAAATTCGATTATGCAGGATTTGACGGCATTCAAATAGGTCTTGGGAACTACTATTTCCTGTCCAGATTCATAAATCCCAATTTCAAT is a window of uncultured Methanobrevibacter sp. DNA encoding:
- a CDS encoding thioredoxin fold domain-containing protein, encoding MNYKTIGLAILILMAFVSVSAVFSADSPIVDGLNSTTNFTQALNDAGVQNKTVLLIFDQDSCYYCDLLKKDVLSNANVQKQLEKDFIVVDIDITKQPQIASKYKVMGTPTCVFLDSKGNEVQRIEGYVSAGEFLNLIKEI
- a CDS encoding cytochrome c biogenesis CcdA family protein, whose protein sequence is MEVLPLISFTSGVISILSPCILPILPIFVSVSLKSRSKLDLISFVGGLLTIFVIIIFLTGFFTSILYSYIVPIRIISSIILLIIGILMFFDYSMGFKAIPQINGDGLFSSYIMGILTSVAWAPCYSGYLISLISLLISSSSPTYAVLNIIIYCMGFALTLFILSLFISKINLERLISKTRHIPKIFAVLVIFGALYLLYDAIQAVI